atcttcaaCTGACTTCAGAGTTGACAGAGTATTATATTGTACAGACTGGAGTAAACTTGATATACACTAATACTGTGATTGCATCTTTTACTGAACAAAGAAGACTGATTGTACTCCTCTATTCCAGAGATTTCTCCCGAAATTACCTTAATGGATCAATTCCTACAGCATTTGGCCAGCTTCAAATAGTCAAACTGTAAGTTATTGTTCCCCTTTTTACAACCTTCAGAAATTACCAGCTGCAGCCATAGCCCGGATCCCTTTTAGGAACTGGACACAATAATGCAGTTTGTACATGACAGGTCACTTCTTGGAAATCGTATTAGTGGTAGAATCCCAGCTGAAATTGGAGACATTGCTACTCTAGAAGAGCTGTAAGTCAGAAATCAAAATGCAAAATACTGTGTCTGTGGAAGAAAGTTTTTCAATATCAATTATTTGTTATCTGAAATGTAGGATTTTGGAAGATAATCTGCTCGAAGGAAATCTGCCAGAAAACCTTGGAAGTTTAAGTAATTTGAAGAGGCTGTAAGATAGTCGATCATAATTTTGCATTTTCTATTATGCTATTTATTCAAGCATCCATTAGTTATCTAGTACATTGTAGTGATAAAGCTTTTCAAATTGCTTCTCTTAATGAATCTGACATTCAGAGTTTGCTGCTTCTTGTGGCTGCATTTTATTTCCTGTAACTAAGGTAGGTTTCTGTTTTTAACTGTTAAAAGAGCAAAATAGTGATTACAGCTGACACTGTGGCTGGAATCCCGTGGAACAAAGGCCTTTTGTTACCATATCTTTCATCATTCTGTTTAGATTGAATCATTTAAATGTGACTTTTGAATAGCCagtgaaaagaaaaattatgaACTGAAAACGCTTATGAATCTGCTTATATTGTTTTATAGTCTGAAATATCATTGACAGTGTTTTTCTTCATAGTCCAAGATACCATATCTTATATCAGATTGCACTCTATTAGTCAGTTTCTTGTCCAGCTCAGCCTAAACCATAGTAtcctttctttttcatttaatCTTCCAAGCCATCACAGCTTATCTTCATAAAAGCATTAAGAAATTAAAGCTTAATAGCCAGTATGGTAGCTAAgagatatatatgtatatataaatatacatattcaTGTCATACGAGATTTATTGGTAAAATGAGTGTCTCAGATCTCTTTTCTCACTTTGAAACCAATTagacattttttaaattatgttttatatGAATTGTGTACTTGTAATGTCTCTGACTAAGTGTCTTGTTTACCTTTATTagcaaaaaaatagaataacaaATCTATCATGAATACTAAGTTAGGTGTCTTGAACTTGATTCATTTCTGTAACTCTACATTCCTTTTCTCTGAATGAACTGAAATAAGATTGTCATCTTGCCTGTAtaggacattttttttttccatccaATGTGAAATTCCTAATCCGTTGCTTTTGTGATAATAACTGATAAGGGGCATGTGTAAGCATGGAAATTTATTGTATCCTATAAACTCTGACTATGTTCATATATCTCAACCATGATATCAATTCTTTGTTGCcatgcatatatttctaaatctTGTCACTGGGTCCAAGTACTTTACCTAATTTTTAAACATCACCGCTTCCATTGGCTGTTCATATCTGATATTTTTCCTGCAGCCTGCTTTCTGCGAATAATCTCAATGGAACTATACCGGTGCAATTTAGAAATCTAAGGAACTTGACAGATTTGTAAGTTATATTTTAGCTCTGAAGTTTACGGCATTGGTTAGTGAAAAAGTTTAAACCTGAAAAACATCAAGTTTTCCATATCATGTTGAAATTCACTATTTCCTGTTAGGTTTCTCGCATTCTGAATGTGGACTGACCTAGTTGGTTAGGAAATTGAACTAAGATTGCACTTTACCATGTTGTTTGCAGTAGGATAGATGGGAACAGCCTGTCAGGGAAATTGCCTGATTTTATTGGAAACTGGACCCAAATTACGAGACTGTGAGTCTGATCCACACTGATCATTTTATCATTCTTCACTTGGACCTTTGCCTTTATTGTAAGACTTACTGAACTTGTTGCAGAGACATGCAAGGCACATCGATGGAGGGTCCTATTCCTGCAGCAATATCCCAGTTGAAAAACTTGACAGAATTGTAAGCCCAGATATCCCGTCTGTCTGTCCAATTTTTGTGTGTATGTTCAtttccatttaattttatttttgttaccAGGAGGATAACTGATGTCAAAGGAACTTCCATGACTTTCCCCAATTTGCAGAACTTGACAGAAATTCGATATTTGTAAGTTCTGTATGATTATTTAGAAGAACCATGATATTTTCTGTTGATAGTTTTGCAGCAGCTAACATTCAAGCCAATCTAatgcaggatcttaagaaaTTGCTCAATTACTGATTCTATTCCATTATACTTAGGAGACATGACTGAACTAGACACTCTGTAAGTTTGTTTCCGAAATTTTAGCATTAAAGTGGAATTGAAATATGTATGTGACCAAGAAAGCCTTATCTACTTGCTCTGTTCCTTAGATCAATTTATTCTTCTTCCAAAATTAATTCCATATGCTTgcttttttatttcaatatacTTGGTTCAATtacatttaaatatatttgtgCTTCTGGGAGACTTGTGATTAGCTCTCAGTTTGAGGTCGTGCAAAAGTAGTTACATATAAAACAAACAATCTTAGTTCTTGGTACAAGTTTATGGTAATATTATCATTTAGGAGTGAAGAAGGaatttaaaatcataaaatGAATTGAAGTATATCATGGCTGTCGTGGCCTTACCCTGACAGTACACCATAGATGGGCATAATTAATCATGAGATCCCTAATATGTTATGGTATAAGTGGTTTAAGGGGCTACTTAGTTGTTTCGCATCAAATTGGTTCTTCTAatagaaataagagcaatttgtCATTGTGTCTGCTGCTTGGCTCCCTACGAGTTGATTTAGGCACTAGACTAGTAAAGAAATAGTGTTGCTTCTTGGTGAATTATGGAAACTAATACTGGCTATGTCATGCCATCCTCCCTTGGATAAAGTGGATAATGGATCAGCCTCAACTAGAAAAAAGCAATGCAGATTTACTGCAAGTTGAAAGATTGAACATGGTCGACACCATGTGTTGCTATTCCTTAAGTTGGGGGCAGCATGTACTGGCTCAATATTTCATGACAAGCACAATATACTCTCTAATTCTGTTGTTAAAACTATAAATATATCAATCTCTAACTACGTTTACCTGTGACATACTTCTGTGCAGAGACCTCAGTTTCAATATGTTGAATGGTGAAATCCCAGGCAGACTCCAAGACCTAACAAGGCTGAGATACTTGTACATATCTTACATAATGTTCCAatttcttcatgattttatttaacCTTTTCATTTATGTGCGCCCCATTCGTGATATCAATTTTTTCTCTTAAAGTTAATTATTTTGTAGGAGTTAATCCTTCATGTTTCACTTGCAGGTTTTTGTCTCACAACTTGCTAACTGGAGCGATACCTGGTTGGATCTTGAACAGCAGGCAATTTATGTGAGAATTATTTTCCATCTTAGGAAATTACAATAAACTATTATTGGTATTATTGACTTATTCTCTACctgatagaaataaaaaaagaaaatgtctcaaaaaaagaaaaatcagaaaTGTTTTGATGGCatcgtaattttattttttctgctGGAAACCTTGGCTGTCGAACTCATCACATGTTTTAGCTCAGGAAAATACACCCTAACATTATTAGAAACTGATATTGAATTGCCAGTGTAAATTGCCGAAGAATGATCTCTCCTTAACAATTCCGAAAAAGCTCTAATGCTTAACTGGCTACATCTTTTacaaattttaagatatataggAACTTATGACTAACTTACTGCAGGGATCTATCTTACAACAATTTCACACAATACCCTGAAGTTGGCTGCCAGTTTTCCACTGTGTAAGCTCTCCTGTTTTGTTTAATTGAGTTGAAGCTTTTGACGATATATCTACTAAACTACGCTGTATTTTTGCAGAAATTTAGTTGCAAGTCATTCAACTTCATCTAGCAATTCGTGAGTTCCTCTAAATCCCTATTGGATGTTATAGTCCTTTTGTTTAGAAACATCTCCGTCCCTTCTAGGTGCAGAAATATGAACACTTCTTGTTCTGTAGGAACTTGTGGTGTTTGCAACCAGACCTTCCATGTGCCAGGAACGCCAACCGTAAGGCCTTCTGCTATTACAATTACTTGCAGTTAGCTTTcattgtttagctactcatggcCATTACATTTGCAGATCACTCACTATTCATAAATTGTGGAGGAGGAAGAGTTAGCTTTGAAGGAAATGAATACGATGAGAACTCAATTGATGCAGGTCCGGCACACTTTGAATCTAATGATAGATGGGGATATAGCAGCACAGGGATTTACATGGGAAATGACAGAGGGAGATTTGTTGCAAGAAATGATACTCCACTGTCATCCGTGGATGCAGCAATTTATGAGACAGCTCGTCTTTCCCCTTCTTCACTAAAGTATTATGGACGTTGCATGCGCAGAGGTAGCTATAAAGTGCGTCTTCATTTTGCTGAGATAATGTATTCTGATAACTCCAACTTTAGCAGCCTTGGAAGAAGGATATTTGATGTGTCAATACAAGTAAGTTGATCCAGTGTTTACTTTCTCCATGATGTTTCCAGCAGGTTTGTAGGTTGCATTGCCTCGTACTCATATCCTATGTTTATTAACTTTACTTGCAGGGTCAGGTGGTTTTGACAGACTTTAATATCGCGGAGCAAGCTAAGGGTGTTAGGAAAGGTATTGTTAGAGAATTTGATGTCCTTGTGAATGGTAGCACCTTGGAGATCCATTTGTACTGGACTGGAAAGGGGACAACAGCCATTCCTGACAGAGGTGTATATGGACCTCTGATATCTGCAATTTCTGTGACGCCTAGTAAGCATTTTCAGGATCTTCTCTATTCAACATTCCTTACAGCTGCCTAATAGTGAGTCTGGCTTTCTTTCTCTGCAGATTTTGATGTTAGTACAGGGGGGCTATCTACTGGCGCTATTATTGGAATAGTTATTTCTTCAATTGTTGTCGTTGTGCTGTTGCTTTTATTTGTTCTTTGGTGGAGAGGGTGTTTCGGAGAAAAAGACGTTGAAGATAGTGGTAAGTCATTTAtagagttatatatatatatatatatatatatatagagagagagagagagagagagagagagagatgattcCAAACCATCAAGTATCTCAGGCTTTTAGATCCTCGAAATGTTTTACGTGGGTTGCTAATCTACTCTTTTGGTATTTTCGTTAAACAGAACTTCGTGGACTTGATCTACAAACTGGGAAGTTCACTTTAAGACAAATGAAAGCTGCTACAAATAACTTTGATAATTCTAACAAGATCGGTGAAGGAGGATTTGGGTCTGTCTATAAGGTAAGTAAATACATATTGCTTTGATCTTTTTAAAGATAACTTGAGACATGCTTTATACATTCTACAAGTTTcatatgaataaataaatttaatattgaaTAAAGGAACAGTGTTGTCCCTTGAGCTGATTCTCAGTCAGATAATATGTAAATCCTTTCAGGGGACCCTGTCCGATGGCACAGTAATTGCAGTTAAGCAGCTCTCATCTAAGTCAAAACAAGGAAATCGTGAATTTGTCACTGAGATCGGCATGATATCTGCTCTGGAACATCCCAACCTTGTTAGGCTCTTTGGCTGTTGCATAGAAGCAAACCAATTGCTACTGATTTACGAATACCTGGAGAACAATTGTCTTGCTCGAGCACTCTTTGGTAAATAGTTTTCTATTGCATATTTTTTTGTACCTCTTCTGTTCTTAAATCTGTCCATTTCTTCATTTAGGTACTCCGCAACAAAGATTGAACCTCAACTGGTCAACAAGAAAGAAGATATGTATAGGAATTGCTAAGGGGCTAGCATATCTCCACGAAGAATCAAGGCTGAAAATCGTCCATAGAGACATAAAGGCTACAaatgttcttcttgataaaGATCTAAATGCCAAGATATCTGATTTTGGTTTGGCAAAGCTTGATGAAGAGGAGAATACTCATATTAGCACACGTATTGCTGGAACTATGTAAGCTTGTTTTACTGATTCCTCTCATACATACGCAGTTCTATGAAAGAAAAGTGAGGCTTCTTGCATTACTGCGTCATTGTTACTGTTTGCATAAACAAGAAGCTTGATATCTAAGTACTGATGATAACTAATAAATGGTCACTATAGATTGCATATCATTCATATAATTAATAGATATAACTCTCGCATTTATCTAgatttgttatattatttctttcttttttttagaataatgtTATATTATTTCTGAACATTATCAATTATGACAATCTTTTCCTAAAACTGTGCCTGTACAACACTTGTAAGACGTGAAACTAGCTCATACATGTATTTTTATAACGAGGATCAGTGTCAACGAGCCTGAAACTTCCTTCAGAGTCGTCTGATTGAAACCTCTCTTTCCCCCTTAATTTATGTTTGATGTTTCTGTTTGCCTCGTTAAGCTCTAAACAAATTGAAGGTTGATGCAGTTTCTCTATATTGCTTTCTTAAATCTGTATTTTGGGAGTTTGGAGTTCACTAAATTCGATATTCTTTGACATTTCAGAGGTTATATGGCACCTGAGTATGCGATGAGGGGGTATCTCACAGACAAAGCTGATGTATACAGCTTTGGAATCGTGCTGCTGGAAACTGTCAGTGGCAAGAGCAATACTAATTATAGGCCGAAAGAGGAGTTTGTGTACCTTCTTGATTGGGTAAACTTCTTTTATGCAGTCTACATTTGCTCATGAAAAACATTATAGTCTCCGAATCTTGTTTATATTGAAATGATGAGATTCATGAAATGTGAAGGCATACGTGCTACACGAGCAAGGAAGTCTTCTGGAGCTTGTGGACCCAAGTCTTGGTTCAGACTACTCGAAAAAGGAGGCACTTCGGATGCTGAACTTGGCGCTGCTGTGCGCTAACCCCTCCCCGACTCTGAGACCTTCGATGAGCTCGGCAGTGAGCATGCTCGAAGGCAAAATCCCAGTTCAAGCACCAGTTGTAAAGCAGAGTGGAACGAACGAGGACATGAGGTTCAAAGCATTCGAAATACTGTCGCAGGATAGCCAAAGCCGTGCATCGACATTGTCTCATGATAGCAGGGAGCAGAGAGGTGTTTCAATGGATGGACCATGGATTGATACCTCAGTCTCCCACTCCACCAATAAAGATGAAAGTCAAGATCATTCTTCAGGAGCTAGGCTTCTTCCCTGATTGATCTGTTTGTTGATCAAGAGTCCAagacatatatttatatttgccTCCCTGTTTTACCAGTCTCTCTCTCTTggtttttttaattctttctttctttttgtgtgTCTCAATGTGGAGAGGATATATGTTTCAAGTGTGAGTTTCATGGACCAACTTTCCTTGATACTATATGGTTCCAAGCATGTATAGCTTTTTATTGGGAAAATAAAAGATGTTTCAATTGTATTTCGTATTTCCTCTTTCAGTTTCGAAGAATTTacctctttatttattttaacaacTATTTTGTCAGtactaattaaattattaaacgATCAATATTATGTACAAGGAAATATAAAATGATTACTTTAACTAGccacaacatatatattttaaacatatatattttagtatttttaaatttttaaataagaatATGCACTCATGTAGCCAagcaatgaaactcaattttCTATAACCCATCTGaaaacacaatttttttaacaatttgGATCCAAAATATCCTTGACCCTATGGATCATACTCTACTCAGCCCAACTTCGTACACGTGATTCTTCCTCTGTCTCTCCCCCTTTCTCTTGGTACAACTGAACATAATTGTGTcaagtgtacctaatgaatgacacaattgacaCGAATTTATCCATGTGTACCAACTGTACAATCATAACTCGCGCGCCCCCAACCCGAACCCAAACTCGAAGGCGAAGCCCAATCGCGCGCAAACTCAAATCCGGTTCGCCCTAATTAGTGGAaaaacagtcctaaaacgtaaaaaaaaaatgacaaaatttatattttttagatggaaggccaaatattgagtttcattgctcaatatggcTATCTCACAAGTTGACTCTTTTTAAATTGCatgaaatatcaaaatatcataatttaTGAGTTATATTAATTagtaacaaaattaatttatattaatttaaatattaatatttgatttgaaatagtgtataataataatattatcaactcaatgagtattatattaaatttaatgagtatcgtataacaattattaaatttatagattataaAGAAGATAATTAAAGTCAACCTCATTTTGAGCAAATtactaaaccatcaatataacaaaattaataactGACACTTTATACAACATTTTGGATTCTTAGTCCGGACTATATTatcattaaaagtccatattTAAATAtcccaaaactaattaaaaaaatataaacaacataaaaataaaaatataataataaatatatttatataaaaaacatACTCCCTCAATCCCACTAATAGTGACATGTATTTCATCTTGggtcgtcccactataagtagcctatttctataaatgaaaaaaaattaacccttaaaaagcGTAGGTCTTAcaacttttaaccaatttacacattctccttaattttcgtgtcgaaaAGTTTTGAACCACTACTATgagtgacggagggagtaactaaaaattaaataaatctatataatattttaaagtgAGAATCtattttttaaagggttaaggtgcagataggcccctcaagtgaagacccttagagcatttcagtcctcttactaactgtgtgtgcagattggcgcttgaactaaaaaaaatggtgcagatcgccccctctgacttaacaccgttatgggccgttagtcagagggggcgatctgcaccattttttttggagttcaggggctaatctgcaccttttccctttttggagttcgggggctaatctgcacaccgttcattaaaaaaaaatcacatctcatcttctccgaccaacttttccggcgtcaattgccgtcagatgaggaaaatcacaaaatcaagttcccaagccccaaatcgggaattccaaatcggcgtcattgctcccgaaaatcacGTACATAATtgaaatggaaactcgaattctcccttgaacgtcaccgcccccaattgcagaatcacccccaacgaatcgaacttcgcctcgccgtaggcggtgatcgtgaccccaatcgagatcgagatcatgttggccatggtctctgatttgaagacgtccttcttcaacagcacgccgatagtgtagatggcgacgggcatcgtcggcctttatcaccggatttcgccggatttgagagaaagaggcgactccttatcgagaaaaactaggcgactcctcatcgagaaaagccaggcggcgggttcatcggatattgcggcggcgatttccgacggaatgggagaattagggctcgtccttgacactaagcgtgtgcagtcgagcgagctccgaggtttagggcccaagagagaaagaaaggggcggcgccctccgccggcctcgccggagcttgaatcagcgacaacgacgatcaaattttgagcgagagagatgaattaattaaaaagttaaaaggtgcagattagcccctgaactccgaaaaaacggtgcagatcgcccccttgactaacggcccataacggtgttaagtcagaggggccgatctgcaccgttttcttgagttcgggggccaatttgcacacacagttagtaaggagactgaaacgctctaagggccaacacttgaggggcctatctgcacctttaCCCTTTTTTAAATACCAAACTATAAagataataaattattcacaCTCATTCATAAAAGTATTAGTTTTTTATACCACAATAAACtaaaagactaaaatacccCTAAATAAAGGCATCAATGTTGACTTATCTTTTTTATGGTTCTTTTTAATTTCTAGTCTTCTTCCTAATATTACTAAAATTAAAGAACAATATTTGAACAAAATCAAATTCTGGCATTGAAGTTTAAATAGGACTGTTGGTTCGTGATTTTGTGTTCATAAAGAAGGTATGCATCTATATTTTACCTcgcaaaataatttttttcacgAGTTCTTAACCACATGATCATTGCACACAGTCATCTTTATCTTGCACATGGTGGTTGAAATAATGCATATAATAGGAGAAATCGTTGATATTAGGTTACGCGGAAGTATGTTTGCATGTTTAGGATATTTGTAAGCaaaataagtttaaaattatATCAATGATCGTGAGAATTATAATGTAAGAATTTTTTCATGTTTTACCCTATGTCGTGTTGTAAAGATTTTTCCTACATGAACATCAGAAATTGACACGGAGACAGCTGGAAATGACACCTTAACCGTTGGAAATAACACACTTATCCAA
The genomic region above belongs to Salvia miltiorrhiza cultivar Shanhuang (shh) chromosome 5, IMPLAD_Smil_shh, whole genome shotgun sequence and contains:
- the LOC130986875 gene encoding probable LRR receptor-like serine/threonine-protein kinase At1g53440 isoform X1 produces the protein MDFFIAERANFVEKIILASLFATILLMSDAQLLPQSEVEVLQTISSKLHNTYWNYLNRSSCSGGFNVTIWGSDVYSGIACNCSFNSSTECHVTHIQMKGLNMTGTLPEEFVNLTHLQEIDFSRNYLNGSIPTAFGQLQIVKLSLLGNRISGRIPAEIGDIATLEELILEDNLLEGNLPENLGSLSNLKRLLLSANNLNGTIPVQFRNLRNLTDFRIDGNSLSGKLPDFIGNWTQITRLDMQGTSMEGPIPAAISQLKNLTELRITDVKGTSMTFPNLQNLTEIRYLILRNCSITDSIPLYLGDMTELDTLDLSFNMLNGEIPGRLQDLTRLRYLFLSHNLLTGAIPGWILNSRQFMDLSYNNFTQYPEVGCQFSTVNLVASHSTSSSNSNLWCLQPDLPCARNANHHSLFINCGGGRVSFEGNEYDENSIDAGPAHFESNDRWGYSSTGIYMGNDRGRFVARNDTPLSSVDAAIYETARLSPSSLKYYGRCMRRGSYKVRLHFAEIMYSDNSNFSSLGRRIFDVSIQGQVVLTDFNIAEQAKGVRKGIVREFDVLVNGSTLEIHLYWTGKGTTAIPDRGVYGPLISAISVTPNFDVSTGGLSTGAIIGIVISSIVVVVLLLLFVLWWRGCFGEKDVEDSELRGLDLQTGKFTLRQMKAATNNFDNSNKIGEGGFGSVYKGTLSDGTVIAVKQLSSKSKQGNREFVTEIGMISALEHPNLVRLFGCCIEANQLLLIYEYLENNCLARALFGTPQQRLNLNWSTRKKICIGIAKGLAYLHEESRLKIVHRDIKATNVLLDKDLNAKISDFGLAKLDEEENTHISTRIAGTIGYMAPEYAMRGYLTDKADVYSFGIVLLETVSGKSNTNYRPKEEFVYLLDWAYVLHEQGSLLELVDPSLGSDYSKKEALRMLNLALLCANPSPTLRPSMSSAVSMLEGKIPVQAPVVKQSGTNEDMRFKAFEILSQDSQSRASTLSHDSREQRGVSMDGPWIDTSVSHSTNKDESQDHSSGARLLP
- the LOC130986875 gene encoding probable LRR receptor-like serine/threonine-protein kinase At1g53440 isoform X2: MDFFIAERANFVEKIILASLFATILLMSDAQLLPQSEVEVLQTISSKLHNTYWNYLNRSSCSGGFNVTIWGSDVYSGIACNCSFNSSTECHVTHIQMKGLNMTGTLPEEFVNLTHLQEIDFSRNYLNGSIPTAFGQLQIVKLSLLGNRISGRIPAEIGDIATLEELILEDNLLEGNLPENLGSLSNLKRLRIDGNSLSGKLPDFIGNWTQITRLDMQGTSMEGPIPAAISQLKNLTELRITDVKGTSMTFPNLQNLTEIRYLILRNCSITDSIPLYLGDMTELDTLDLSFNMLNGEIPGRLQDLTRLRYLFLSHNLLTGAIPGWILNSRQFMDLSYNNFTQYPEVGCQFSTVNLVASHSTSSSNSNLWCLQPDLPCARNANHHSLFINCGGGRVSFEGNEYDENSIDAGPAHFESNDRWGYSSTGIYMGNDRGRFVARNDTPLSSVDAAIYETARLSPSSLKYYGRCMRRGSYKVRLHFAEIMYSDNSNFSSLGRRIFDVSIQGQVVLTDFNIAEQAKGVRKGIVREFDVLVNGSTLEIHLYWTGKGTTAIPDRGVYGPLISAISVTPNFDVSTGGLSTGAIIGIVISSIVVVVLLLLFVLWWRGCFGEKDVEDSELRGLDLQTGKFTLRQMKAATNNFDNSNKIGEGGFGSVYKGTLSDGTVIAVKQLSSKSKQGNREFVTEIGMISALEHPNLVRLFGCCIEANQLLLIYEYLENNCLARALFGTPQQRLNLNWSTRKKICIGIAKGLAYLHEESRLKIVHRDIKATNVLLDKDLNAKISDFGLAKLDEEENTHISTRIAGTIGYMAPEYAMRGYLTDKADVYSFGIVLLETVSGKSNTNYRPKEEFVYLLDWAYVLHEQGSLLELVDPSLGSDYSKKEALRMLNLALLCANPSPTLRPSMSSAVSMLEGKIPVQAPVVKQSGTNEDMRFKAFEILSQDSQSRASTLSHDSREQRGVSMDGPWIDTSVSHSTNKDESQDHSSGARLLP